The following proteins are encoded in a genomic region of Plasmodium coatneyi strain Hackeri chromosome 2, complete sequence:
- a CDS encoding SICA antigen codes for MVDEVEKFFRARWTYFMLGIDKEKVYRLLKEFNTSLIDENDVDGYIAVCEDVVPGYDVTDQSLHKCFCKALIRNLVKVTNGSRTYTYKDTTLEVQNMKPNAPCDILNLWLLLYILKYGVQGNDILYVFTAISNLSEVFNPMEHENCKYTGTFTAELKKDGSSIFKDIYNWFLNHGTANIRGAMDSKTACNEKSRKDDPSGGGARRELGNINSKLEKKLQEVLEVIEELLPIVEEIEGEAARLPPPPSPPGEECKDKPKLCDRVTCVAEKWKGDKHKTDYNDIWGDIQARVPDLFNAISKPNPDIDKKYCYGTQWTDGNVTFAEMEACRYIARGLRRIYSTKTDGEEQDDRAKNDQKFKRTMECLLLNAYADLLKEKLKDRCSVERGITRAFNKSTQIKNETDPCKGDNSCTVCFKEEYKDCEIGGQNVKGKAKEMLDQQQDEIQKFLQEICKDCSKENGLCKRAQCVTTNWFRDRLSNAGDGRQNWCQIWGDRDVGKVLGELSTAMKTLSTNDSDLCQNITGTNGASAEVNMKVCQYITKGLERIYNFSEHGSSAQEKKNNRIFDQTMGCIILNIYADMLEKQSCISEDVINQAFGKSEQIKDKVSICNGDSKCFECKREVNLNCKVDVDVNLWYKKQINGKDCETDKGYVKKKVEELFKSNAEITETLGKICPEDEQSKAAKPEEGSTPAPPPAPSAAGSEEGRSAVLKARRAAEISNKIDPSHLTSYVPLAPAMIGITVMSYMLWQYFAFLGKGRKRFRRAPQIRSPSLQEQLLAHVDDQADGPHAYTLVKERKPRSTPKKRRKKRDLGRPRAARRGVRRRMIIDIHLEVLDECQKRDLHLMKEDFFEILVKEFMGCEFIKEGFIPKKQVSMVDVPKETVPSSDSGFREEDFVPKGGVAMEQDPCSDSGFREEDFVPEGSIPKEQVPSSDSGFSFDIPKEQVPSSDSGFREEDFCC; via the exons ATGGTCgatgaagtggaaaaattttttcgaGCCCGATGG ACATATTTCATGCTA ggtatagataaggaaaaagtgtaCCGTCTATTGAAAGAATTCAACACGTCCTTAATTGACGAGAATGATGTGGATGGTTATATAGCCGTTTGCGAAGACGTCGTACCGGGTTATGACGTCACCGACCAGAGCCTTCACAAATGTTTTTGTAAGGCTCTTATAAGAAATTTAGTAAAAGTAACAAATGGCAGCAGGACGTATACATACAAAGACACAACGTTGGAAGTGCAGAACATGAAGCCGAATGCACCATGTGATATATTGAATTTGtggttattattatatatattgaaaTATGGGGTGCAAGGGAATGATATTCTCTATGTATTCACAGCAATAAGTAATTTAAGCGAGGTATTTAACCCAATGGAACATGAGAATTGTAAATATACAGGTACATTCACAGCCGAGCTAAAGAAGGACGGAAGTAGTATTTTCAAAGACATTTATAACTGGTTTTTGAATCATGGCACTGCGAACATAAGGGGGGCAATGGATAGCAAAACTGCatgtaatgaaaaaagtaggaaggaTGACCCGAGTGGTGGAGGTGCAAGGAGGGAACTGGGAAATATAAATTCCAAACTGGAGAAAAAGTTGCAAGAAGTTCTCGAAGTTATAGAGGAGTTGCTTCCCATAGTTGAAGAAATTGAAGGGGAAGCAGCTCGACTTCCTCCACCACCATCTCCACCAG gTGAAGAATGTAAGGATAAACCTAAACTATGTGATCGTGTAACATGTGTTGCAGAAAAGTGGAAGGGAGACAAGCATAAGACGGACTAC AATGATATTTGGGGGGACATCCAAGCCAGGGTTCCTGATCTTTTCAACGCTATATCAAAACCAAACCCCGATATAGACAAAAAGTATTGCTATGGTACTCAATGGACAGATGGTAATGTGACTTTTGCAGAAATGGAAGCATGCCGATACATTGCTAGGGGATTGCGCCGTATATATAGCACTAAGACAGACGGCGAAGAGCAGGACGATAGGGCCAAGAATGATCAAAAATTCAAAAGAACTATGGAATGTCTTTTACTGAACGCATACGCGGACCTTCtcaaggaaaaattgaaggataGGTGCTCCGTGGAGAGGGGCATAACCCGCGCCTTCAATAAAAGTACACAAATTAAGAATGAAACAGATCCATGTAAGGGTGATAATAGCTGCACGGTATgttttaaggaagaatataaggATTGTGAAATAGGAGGACAGAATGTAAAGGGCAAAGCGAAAGAAATGCTCGACCAGCAGCAAGACGAAATACAGAAATTTCTACAAGAaatat GCAAAGACTGCAGCAAGGAGAACGGCCTATGTAAACGTGCACAATGTGTAACAACGAATTGGTTTAGGGACAGATTATCTAATGCGGGGGATGGAAGACAAAACTGG TGTCAAATTTGGGGGGATAGGGACGTTGGGAAAGTACTAGGAGAACTGTCTACTGCTATGAAAACTCTGAGCACAAACGACAGTGATCTATGCCAAAACATTACAGGGACAAATGGTGCATCTGCAGAAGTAAACATGAAGGTATGTCAATATATTACTAAGGGGTTAgaacgtatatataatttttcggAACATGGGAGCAGTGCtcaagagaagaaaaataacagaATATTTGATCAAACTATGGGATGTATCATCTTGAACATATACGCAGATATGTTGGAAAAACAATCTTGTATAAGTGAAGATGTTATAAATCAGGCCTTTGgtaaaagtgaacaaattaaGGATAAGGTATCTATATGCAACGGTGATAGTAAATGTTTTGAATGCAAGAGGGAAGTAAATTTAAATTGCAAAGTAGACGTCGATGTAAACCTATGgtataaaaaacaaataaatggaaaagacTGTGAAACAGACAAAGGatatgtaaagaaaaaagtcgAAGAGTTGTTCAAGAGCAATGCAGAAATAACAGAAACTCTAGGGAAGATCTGTCCAGAGGATGAACAATCGAAGGCTGCAAAGCCGGAAGAAGGATCCACTCCAGCTCCTCCACCTGCTCCTTCTGCTGCTGGTTCTGAAGAAGGTCGTAGTGCTGTTTTAAAAGCACGCAGGGCTGCTGAAATTAGTAACAAGATCGACCCGTCTCATCTTACTTCATATGTCCCTCTTGCTCCTGCCATGATTGGAATCACGGTTATGAGCTACATGCTCTGGCAG TATTTTGCCTTTCTTggtaagggaagaaaacgcTTCAGAAGAGCTCCTCAAATACGTAGTCCATCCTTACAAGAACAACTGCTtgctcatgtggacgaccaggcagatggtccacatgcatataccttagtaaaggaacgcaaacctcgttctacgcctaaaaaaaggaggaaaaaacgggatCTTGGTCGTCCCCGTGCTGCTCgtcgtggtgtacgtcgccgcatgattattgatatccatttagaagtcttagacgaatgtcaaaaacgGGACCTGCATTTgatgaaggaagacttttttgaaattttggtcaaagaatttatgggatgtgaattcataaaagaagGCTTCATTCCTAAGAAACAAGTTtctatggttgatgttcctaaggaaactgttccaagttcagattccgggtttagggaggaagacttcgTTCCTAAGGGAGGTGTTGCTATGGAACAGgatccatgttcagattccggttttagggaggaagacttcgTTCCTGAGGGAagtattcctaaggaacaggttccaagttcagattcagggtttagttttGATATTCcgaaggaacaggttccaagttcagattccgggtttagggaggaagacttttgtTGCTGA
- a CDS encoding SICA antigen, translating to MGTIGDFDKLKEQWGSERSYNDKETREAKLLPKIREWIDDFIKDVSDDDDGGIGTNGCQNLQINGENATAQEKTWCAFIVANSWKMKEKMNSGHDGSSVDVKIKEYIQCAIKQVWFSVYWRKYCRAQQIMESVEEVMCTLYKELTKEQKCNKCRYDRIQIPFVNRISIHSLINDKINGERGMLQKIHSMLPRSLCNADKGKKNTVSGAHESTEAVATVPNPVPVTVGTTSITPKTRPYQFLTKLLHLWIMAKGTGTELDNFETVFNDMMDNIEQDADDEKGMCARTGRSNKQILEGDIISKELCKMLIRISLWIDGLKQDWTAGKGWRWVPRQREKKAKERKLQNYLRCLVGRVTMMRMLGMHCRLGKVAPVVKISMEDKRKEEKFKDRSRICDEIDSESVGVGGKLIWEQLDKWINDYERDNAGKKWIRKVEKGGSALHTIKGQGQKACPKETEKKERSETIGNLGIIPSPGEKLDIADDNVTWGKDAMKKMLEKIHEQREKKRKLDGCHGKENDGLDDEEEFTIMEWFTRFFNQPTEDDYKDYEPVKYNWAIYSVNSAICESDSDEHGFKAAEHGEFCKIMLKNVMMATDKRNEHKQHNDNPACQRKYIPLCDLLKIWMMHMGTVCAPRKVMEYVFKGVDALNEQWKNEKEYMDCDYSKVSDLYRGKTDMVYEISTLLSKSTVREKLGTLNTRGWCDQSKIRYSTVPEKNKVFQRSDQGGKDTMVNNVNLEELEHLVEKVDGGIKEEEVEMEGIIEVVQQVVTEQQQQQQSQAVQPPPPPPSTPAPKKTGKSPTVDCDKQEAEEGADLDLNFLDSCSEGSNNIPAESSAPPPDNEHLEASVSTGPVGQAGTQVADTTAVPSGETQVVTPSTGHIQPPGSSNPGTPGGGANSLGGVGAPGAVSSAPVGGGGSAQDADSQDPTNTSHTIHQTSQKFPVVDQKGPKVDVKDPQVDTPSQGIGGTTTLTPSSLPTSTIATGTTGVSPPTAVPFVSKMDDLSYLLTPSLPTIPVFIGTSAISYLLWKYFGILRKTRKRYRKAPKALGPSLQEQLLANADDQPDGPHAYTLIRERKPRSTPRKKRKKRGGGRAGRSGVRRRMIIDIHLEILDECQREDLHSTKEDFFEILVQEFMGSELMKEENVPEEQVFLVEVPKEEVPSSDSGFREEDFVPKEGASKEQVQCSDFWFREGRLSS from the exons ATGGGAACAATCGGAGATTTCGATAAATTAAAGGAACAATGGGGGAGTGAAAGAAGTTATAATGATAAGGAAACAAGGGAG GCAAAGTTATTACCGAAAATTAGGGAGTGGATTGATGACTTCATTAAGGATGTaagtgatgatgatgatggtggaATTGGAACTAACGGATGCCAGAACCTTCaaataaatggggaaaacgCAACAgcacaagaaaaaacatGGTGCGCATTTATTGTAGCGAATTCTtggaaaatgaaagaaaagatgAACAGTGGACATGACGGTAGTTCCGTCGAtgtgaaaataaaggaatatattCAATGTGCTATAAAGCAAGTATGGTTCAGTGTATACTGGAGGAAATATTGTAGGGCCCAACAAATTATGGAAAGCGTAGAAGAAgtaatgtgcacattgtacAAGGAACTTACCAAAGAGCAAAAATGCAATAAATGCAGATATGATAGAATTCAAATTCCGTTTGTGAATCGTATAAGTATTCACAGTCTAATAAATGATAAGATAAATGGAGAAAGGGGaatgttacaaaaaatacataGCATGCTCCCCAGGAGTTTGTGTAATGCAgacaaaggaaagaagaatacTGTATCAGGAGCACATGAATCAACAGAAGCAGTAGCAACGGTACCAAATCCAGTCCCCGTCACCGTCGGTACCACTTCCATCACCCCCAAAACAAGACCATATCAATTCTTAACCAAATTATTACATCTATGGATCATGGCAAAAGGGACAGGCACAGAGTTGGACAACTTTGAG ACCGTATTTAATGATATGATGGATAATATAGAGCAGGATGCAGAtgatgaaaaaggaatgtgtgcCAGGACAGGCAGGAGTAATAAACAAATATTGGAGGGAGACATCATAAGTAAAGAGCTATGCAAAATGTTAATAAGAATATCCCTCTGGATAGATGGGTTAAAGCAAGATTGGACTGCGGGGAAGGGGTGGCGTTGGGTACCCAGGCAGCGggagaaaaaggcaaaggagagaaaattgCAGAATTATTTAAGATGTTTGGTAGGGAGGGTGACCATGATGCGAATGTTAGGAATGCATTGTAGGTTAGGTAAAGTGGCTCCAGTAGTTAAGATTAGTATGGAagataaaaggaaggaagagaaatttAAGGATAGAAGTAGAATATGTGACGAAATAGATAGTGAAAGTGTAGGAGTAGGTGGAAAACTAATATGGGAACAATTAGATAAATGGATAAATGACTATGAGAGGGATAatgcggggaaaaaatggatacgaaaagtggaaaaagggggaagcgcACTGCACACAATAAAGGGACAGGGACAGAAAGCTTGTCCAAAggagacagaaaaaaaggagaggtcAGAAACCATAGGGAACTTAGGAATAATACCCTCCCCAGGGGAGAAGCTGGACATAGCAGATGACAATGTAACCTGGGGAAAGGATGctatgaagaaaatgttagaaaaaattcatgaacagagggaaaagaagaggaaactAGACGGATGCCACGGGAAGGAGAATGATGGACTggatgacgaagaagaat TTACTATTATGGAATGGTTCACAAGATTTTTTAATCAACCTACTGAGGATGATTATAAGGACTATGAGCCTGTCAAATATAACTGGGCAATATACAGTGTGAATAGTGCTATATGCGAGAGTGATAGTGACGAACATGGCTTCAAGGCGGCGGAACATGGGGAGTTCTGTAaaattatgttaaaaaatgtaatgatGGCAACGGATAAGCGGAATGAGCATAAGCAACACAATGATAATCCTGCATGTCAGAGGAAGTATATCCCATTATGTGACCTATTGAAAATATGGATGATGCACATGGGAACAGTGTGTGCACCTAGGAAAGTTATGGAATATGTGTTCAAAGGTGTTGATGCATTGAATGAGCAgtggaaaaatgagaaagaatATATGGATTGTGATTATAGTAAAGTTTCCGATCTTTATAGAGGGAAAACTGATATGGTGTATGAAATATCAACCTTATTAAGCAAAAGTACTGTGAGGGAAAAATTAGGAACACTAAATACTAGAGGGTGGTGCGATCAGAGTAAAATAAGGTATTCAACAGTTCCTGAGAAGAACAAAGTATTTCAACGGAGTGATCAGGGAGGGAAAGACACAATGGTAAATAATGTAAACTTGGAAGAATTGGAGCACCTGGTTGAGAAGGTTGATGGAggaataaaggaggaagaagtagaaaTGGAGGGTATAATAGAAGTTGTTCAACAAGTAGTTactgaacaacaacaacaacaacaatcaCAAGCAGTCCAACCTCCACCCCCACCACCAAGTACACCAGCACCAAAGAAAACAGGTAAGTCTCCAACTGTAGATTGTGATAAACAGGAAGCTGAGGAGGGTGCAGACTTAGATCTTAATTTTCTTGATTCTTGCTCTGAAGGTTCTAATAATATTCCAGCAGAATCATCCGCTCCTCCTCCTGATAATGAACACCTTGAGGCCAGTGTGTCTACCGGTCCTGTTGGTCAGGCAGGTACTCAGGTAGCTGACACTACTGCTGTTCCTTCAGGCGAAACTCAGGTTGTAACGCCATCTACTGGTCATATTCAACCTCCTGGTTCTTCAAACCCTGGTACTCCAGGTGGTGGTGCAAACAGTTTAGGTGGGGTAGGTGCCCCGGGAGCTGTTAGTTCTGCTCCTGTTGGTGGAGGTGGTTCTGCACAAGATGCTGATAGTCAAGATCCAACTAACACCAGTCATACTATTCATCAAACGAGTCAGAAGTTTCCTGTTGTAGACCAAAAGGGTCCAAAGGTAGATGTAAAAGATCCCCAGGTGGACACACCATCCCAAGGAATAGGAGGAACAACAACCTTAACACCATCATCCTTACCAACATCAACAATAGCAACAGGAACAACAGGAGTATCGCCCCCTACAGCTGTTCCATTTGTTAGCAAGATGGACGACCTTTCCTACCTCCTTACCCCAtcccttcctaccattcctgtttTCATTGGTACTTCTGCTataagttatctcctttggaag tactttggaatacttcgtaagacaagaaaacgttatAGAAAAGCTCCTAAAGCACTTGGTCCAAGTTTACAGGAACAACTCCTTGCTAATGCGGACGACCAGccagatggtccacatgcatatacttTAATAAGGGAACGCAAACCTCGATCGACGCctagaaaaaagaggaaaaaacgaggtggtggtagggctGGTCGTAGTGGTGTACGTAgacgcatgattattgatattcatttagaaatcttagacgaatgtcaaagggAAGATCtacattcgacgaaggaggacttttttgaaattttggttcaagaatttatgggatcTGAACttatgaaagaagaaaatgttcctgaggaacaaGTTTTTCTGGTagaagttcctaaggaagaggttccaagttctgattccgggtttagggaagaagactttgttccaaaggaaggtgcttctaaggaacaggtcCAATGTTCAGATTTctggtttagggaaggaagactttcttcctaa
- a CDS encoding Variable surface protein Vir7-like protein: MTTVEEILGGLNLDNLPSRLFFYGLFEGSTGTYEDECARNIKGILSKVSGAEGPDDKIMKGVYYVSEKYGKHEWFNADRCTPLYYWIGDKLSQSSRYGSSFPDIMSLICEELRNSYAAHGCRITCSTIGRNIMGSRKVIYDYPLDNGTIQGQLLIDESLCNEKYRSYVQVIAAAYNIISNDCTTNVDEYCKNFKGQYGENSHWEVSKSDCKLTKTSKPVTSMDVQVSLEGQGPKGTISSPENSNNITTTVISSILPITIGLPFAAFMLYKVQL, from the exons ATGACAACAGTGGAAGAAATACTCGGG GGACTGAATTTAGATAATTTACCCTcaagattatttttttacggTCTATTTGAAGGGAGCACAGGGACCTATGAAGATGAGTGTGCGAGGAATATAAAGGGGATTCTAAGTAAAGTATCTGGTGCAGAAGGTCCTGATGATAAAATTATGAAAGGGGTGTACTATGTATCCGAAAAATACGGGAAGCACGAATGGTTTAATGCAGATCGTTGTACAcccttatattattggataggggacAAATTATCTCAGAGCTCAAGATATGGTAGTTCATTTCCGGATATTATGAGTTTAATTTGCGAAGAACTGCGAAATTCGTATGCTGCACATGGGTGTAGAATTACTTGTAGCACGATAGGCAGGAACATTATGGGGAGTAGGAAAGTAATATATGATTACCCCCTGGATAATGGAACTATTCAGGGACAACTACTTATTGATGAATCTCTTTGTAATGAGAAATATAGGAGCTACGTACAAGTCATTGCTGCCGCTTATAATATTATAAGTAACGATTGTACAACGAATGTTGATGAGTATTGTAAGAACTTTAAAGGACAGTATGGAGAAAATAGCCATTGGGAAGTATCCAAATCAGACTGTAAATTAACAAAAACTTCAAAACCTGTAACAAGTATGGATGTCCAAGTTTCTCTTGAGGGACAGGGACCAAAAGGAACTATTTCGTCACCTGAAAACAGCAACAACATCACAACCACTGTTATATCATCCATACTTCCCATAACAATAGGCCTTCCATTCGCTgcttttatgttatataaggtacaattataa